Proteins encoded by one window of Xyrauchen texanus isolate HMW12.3.18 chromosome 24, RBS_HiC_50CHRs, whole genome shotgun sequence:
- the zbtb8os gene encoding protein archease — protein sequence MLFTRKYIFSCKIIMNDRELDLTEAQKTTKSKYPPINKKYEYLDHTADVQIHSWGDSLEEAFEQCAMGMFGYMTDTETVEPIDTLEVESEGEDMESLLFHFLDDWLFKFSADLFFIPREVKVVHIDRMQFRIRSIGWGEEFNLTKHPQGTEVKAITYSAMQVHNIEKPEIFVIIDI from the exons ATGTTGTTTACACGGAAATACATTTTCAGCTGTAAAATCATAATGAATGACCGCGAACTTGACCTTACGGAAGCGCAAAAAACAACCAAATCAAAATATCCTCCAATCAACAAGAAGTATGAGT ATCTTGACCACACTGCAGATGTCCA GATTCATTCTTGGGGCGATTCACTGGAAGAGGCTTTTGAGCAGTGTGCTATGGGAATGTTTGGCTACATGACTGATACAGAAACAGTTGAACCCATTGACACTCTAGAAGTAGAATCAGAAG gTGAGGACATGGAGTCACTCCTCTTTCATTTTTTGGATGATTGGCTCTTCAAGTTCAGTGCTGACCTATTCTTTATTCCCAGG GAGGTGAAGGTTGTGCACATTGACAGAATGCAGTTCAGAATTCGCTCTATAGG GTGGGGTGAGGAATTTAATCTAACTAAACACCCACAG GGCACAGAAGTGAAAGCAATCACCTACTCTGCCATGCAGGTACACAACATAGAGAAACCAGAGATCTTCGTCATTATTGatatttaa
- the LOC127617826 gene encoding gastrula zinc finger protein XlCGF7.1-like: MKHVIEREMPDCEQDHSSELTLEGTFVGVLGSEVTTKAPGPTKEGEEILVLSQVEESVGYFCHRLNYTKKYIQVSDESPSDTDTNTGPSVSPPSNRCETPGKKFSCKLCGVEYRRKANLVSHMRIHTGETPYCCELCGKAFRRSDWLKLHLNVHMGEKRQRAKRFVCDQCGVKFDCSAALQSHIWKHNGERPLSCPLCEKTFYSVVNLRSHQNDCHSEEKQFSCFVCGHSFARLHTLQKHTRIHTGEKPFSCSECGKSYRYKYSLLLHNKLHSDEG, translated from the coding sequence ATGAAGCATGTGATTGAAAGGGAGATGCCAGATTGTGAACAGGACCATTCATCAGAACTGACGCTTGAGGGGACTTTTGTGGGAGTTCTGGGGTCAGAGGTGACCACAAAGGCCCCAGGTCCCACCAAGGAGGGTGAAGAGATTCTGGTGCTGAGCCAAGTGGAGGAATCAGTTGGGTACTTTTGCCATAGACTGAATTATACAAAGAAGTATATTCAGGTGTCTGATGAAAGTCCTTCAGATACTGATACAAACACTGGGCCCTCTGTCTCTCCCCCCTCAAACAGATGTGAGACTCCTGGTAAAAAATTCAGCTGTAAACTATGTGGAGTGGAGTACCGCCGCAAAGCAAACCTGGTGTCTCACATGCGAATACACACTGGAGAGACTCCGTactgctgtgaactgtgtggGAAAGCGTTTCGACGTTCAGACTGGCTTAAATTGCACTTGAATGTCCACATGGGTGAAAAACGACAGAGAGCAAAGCGCTTTGTTTGCGATCAGTGTGGAGTGAAATTTGATTGCTCTGCCGCACTCCAAAGTCATATATGGAAACACAATGGTGAGAGACCACTATCATGCCCGCTCTGTGAGAAGACATTCTACAGTGTTGTTAATCTCAGAAGCCACCAAAATGATTGTCACTCTGAAGAGAAACAGTTTTCATGCTTTGTGTGTGGACACAGCTTCGCACGCCTTCATACGCTGCAGAAACACACAcggattcacactggagagaaaccgttcTCCTGTTCAGAGTGTGGAAAAAGTTATCGTTATAAATATTCTTTGTTATTGCATAATAAACTACACTCAGACGAAGGCTGA